One stretch of Pseudobdellovibrionaceae bacterium DNA includes these proteins:
- a CDS encoding alpha/beta hydrolase, protein MNQKQKINPVPVVKKHFKSFDQTSIYYEVRGTGKPVVFVYGIGCLMNHFIYQTFYLAQNYQVISIDLRGHGKSASPKLKKNVSISALAKDIEFLLKKLKITNAHFVGHSFGCSVLLEAYKQNKNSFKSLSLINGFASNPLDGMFYSKQLAQELYEYINRFSKTLPESFSLLWESVIDNPLSPYLLALLGGFNPHAVEKKDIEIYIQGLAYINQEIFFKLFNEMIKADYSNLLKKIKVPTLVIAGKKDPLTPLEKQKTISKAIANSTLFIFEDGSHCTQLDFPKELSNILQNFINKV, encoded by the coding sequence ATGAACCAAAAACAAAAAATAAACCCCGTTCCTGTAGTTAAAAAGCATTTTAAAAGCTTTGACCAAACTTCCATTTATTATGAGGTGCGCGGAACAGGAAAGCCTGTTGTGTTTGTTTATGGCATCGGCTGTTTAATGAATCACTTTATTTATCAAACTTTTTATTTAGCACAAAATTATCAAGTAATAAGTATTGATTTAAGAGGTCATGGTAAGTCGGCCTCTCCAAAATTAAAAAAGAATGTATCTATTTCTGCTCTTGCTAAAGATATTGAGTTTTTGTTAAAAAAACTAAAAATTACTAATGCGCATTTTGTTGGTCATAGTTTTGGCTGTAGTGTTTTGTTGGAAGCTTATAAACAAAATAAAAATTCATTTAAAAGCTTAAGTTTAATTAATGGCTTTGCCTCTAACCCACTAGACGGCATGTTTTATTCTAAACAATTAGCGCAAGAGCTTTATGAATATATCAATCGCTTTTCTAAAACATTGCCAGAAAGCTTTAGCTTACTTTGGGAAAGTGTTATCGATAATCCTTTAAGCCCTTATTTGCTTGCTTTGCTGGGAGGCTTTAACCCTCACGCTGTGGAAAAAAAAGATATTGAAATTTATATCCAAGGGCTTGCTTATATTAACCAAGAAATATTTTTTAAACTATTTAACGAAATGATTAAAGCAGACTATTCCAATTTACTTAAAAAAATAAAGGTTCCGACCTTAGTTATTGCCGGAAAAAAAGATCCACTTACCCCTTTAGAAAAACAGAAAACTATTAGTAAGGCTATTGCTAACAGTACGCTGTTTATTTTTGAAGACGGCAGCCACTGCACACAATTAGATTTTCCTAAAGAACTTAGTAATATTTTACAAAACTTTATTAATAAGGTTTAA
- a CDS encoding succinate dehydrogenase/fumarate reductase iron-sulfur subunit, with product MLKLWKQKDPDAKGKFVTYEAKNISDEMSFLEMLDIVNQDFIKKNKSAVEFDNDCREGICGACSLVINGIPHGAEMGTATCQLHMRTFKDGETIFVEPFRAKAFPVVKDLIVDRSAFDRIQQAGGYTSINTGNAQDANSILIGKKEADQAFDYAACIGCGACVAACKNASASLFVGAKLAQLALLPQGQVEKKERSKRMVAQMDKEQFGSCTNTGVCSAVCPKEISLDVITKMNCEFFKSLL from the coding sequence ATTTTAAAACTTTGGAAACAAAAAGACCCAGACGCAAAGGGAAAGTTTGTTACCTACGAAGCAAAAAATATTTCTGACGAAATGTCTTTTTTAGAAATGCTAGACATTGTTAATCAAGATTTTATTAAAAAAAATAAATCTGCCGTGGAGTTTGATAACGATTGTCGCGAAGGAATTTGCGGCGCCTGCTCTTTGGTGATTAACGGCATTCCTCACGGTGCAGAAATGGGAACGGCCACTTGTCAGTTGCATATGCGCACTTTTAAAGATGGAGAAACGATTTTTGTAGAACCTTTTAGAGCAAAAGCCTTTCCTGTGGTTAAAGATTTAATTGTTGATAGAAGTGCTTTTGATAGAATTCAACAAGCAGGGGGTTACACCTCAATTAATACGGGTAACGCTCAAGATGCTAACAGCATTTTAATTGGAAAAAAAGAAGCCGACCAAGCTTTTGATTATGCAGCCTGCATTGGTTGTGGAGCTTGTGTGGCTGCTTGTAAAAATGCTTCGGCCAGTTTGTTTGTAGGGGCTAAGTTAGCCCAATTAGCTTTATTACCCCAAGGGCAAGTAGAAAAAAAAGAACGAAGCAAGCGCATGGTTGCACAAATGGATAAAGAGCAATTTGGATCTTGCACTAACACAGGAGTTTGCTCTGCCGTTTGCCCTAAAGAAATTTCTTTAGATGTTATTACAAAAATGAATTGCGAATTTTTTAAATCGTTGTTATAA
- a CDS encoding FHA domain-containing protein, giving the protein MSFYFVIQSGPLKGAHYKVSPNITLGRDSSNDILIKDPHVSSLHAQVLQKKEGLYLINKSVKNKIRTNGQKTESLLLKEGLLFQLGKTEIQVERATNDTPAPVEQKTWGQLLYDNLSEKNFTNAAVAKSITALTPMVRLTFITGLQRKTQWLLGYGPRHIGPSSYDLPIVGDNIPDLCFSIVQKNKVPFFQTNHPDKVLFNKQSVSTAALQDRDIIYIDKIKIEIHLL; this is encoded by the coding sequence CACTACAAAGTGAGTCCTAACATCACCTTGGGCAGAGACTCCAGCAACGATATACTTATTAAAGACCCCCATGTCTCTTCCCTACACGCTCAAGTGCTTCAAAAGAAGGAAGGGCTATATCTAATCAATAAAAGCGTAAAAAATAAAATTCGCACTAATGGTCAAAAAACAGAATCGCTGCTGTTAAAAGAAGGGCTACTTTTTCAACTAGGAAAAACAGAAATTCAGGTCGAAAGAGCAACCAACGACACCCCCGCTCCCGTAGAGCAAAAAACCTGGGGGCAATTGCTGTATGACAACCTTAGTGAAAAAAACTTTACCAATGCAGCTGTCGCCAAAAGTATAACAGCCCTTACCCCCATGGTAAGGTTAACTTTTATCACTGGTTTGCAAAGAAAAACACAGTGGTTATTAGGTTATGGCCCTCGGCACATAGGCCCTAGCTCTTATGACCTACCTATTGTCGGAGATAATATTCCCGACTTGTGTTTTAGTATTGTGCAAAAAAATAAGGTTCCCTTTTTTCAAACTAATCATCCAGATAAGGTGTTGTTTAATAAACAAAGTGTTAGCACCGCCGCCTTGCAAGATCGAGATATTATTTATATAGATAAAATTAAAATTGAAATTCATCTACTATAA
- a CDS encoding SPFH domain-containing protein, translating to MFSLFFIGIVLLIFFDAWYLVSQQTAKIVERLGKFSTVAKAGLHFKIPVIDKIVTTQDLKINQLDVEIETKTKDNVFVRTQVSVQYFIMPNKIYESFYKLDDPTRQIRAYIFDVVRSEIPKMQLDEVFANKETVADAIKESLSDSMDDFGYSITTALVTDIDPDTLVKESMNKINATARDKVAATNEADASKIRVVKAAEADAESKRLTGEGYAQLRMAIAKGMEDSMASLKQAGLNSEAATNLILTTQYLETLEKMTAHGKTNTIMLPGGAGGVGDIREQLLSAITVIKD from the coding sequence ATGTTTAGTTTATTTTTTATAGGTATAGTTCTTTTAATATTTTTTGATGCTTGGTATTTGGTTTCTCAACAAACGGCAAAAATTGTAGAGAGGCTAGGTAAATTTTCCACCGTTGCAAAAGCGGGGCTTCATTTTAAAATACCTGTTATTGACAAAATTGTAACCACTCAAGATTTAAAAATTAATCAGCTAGATGTAGAAATTGAAACCAAAACTAAAGACAATGTTTTTGTAAGAACGCAAGTGTCTGTTCAGTATTTTATTATGCCTAATAAAATTTACGAATCGTTTTATAAATTGGATGACCCCACAAGACAAATTAGAGCCTATATTTTTGATGTCGTGCGATCAGAAATTCCAAAAATGCAGTTAGACGAAGTGTTTGCCAATAAAGAAACAGTGGCAGATGCGATTAAAGAGAGCTTGTCTGACTCTATGGATGATTTTGGTTACTCCATTACCACGGCCCTGGTAACAGATATTGACCCAGACACATTAGTAAAAGAGTCGATGAATAAAATTAACGCCACTGCTCGAGATAAAGTAGCAGCCACCAACGAAGCCGATGCCTCCAAAATTCGCGTGGTAAAAGCAGCCGAAGCTGATGCCGAAAGTAAGCGATTAACCGGTGAGGGTTATGCGCAATTACGAATGGCCATTGCAAAAGGAATGGAAGATTCTATGGCAAGCTTAAAACAAGCAGGCTTAAACTCTGAAGCAGCAACAAATTTAATTTTAACAACCCAGTATTTAGAAACTTTAGAAAAAATGACAGCTCATGGAAAAACCAACACGATTATGCTTCCTGGTGGCGCTGGTGGTGTGGGCGACATTCGCGAGCAATTGCTTTCTGCAATAACAGTTATAAAAGATTAA